In Setaria italica strain Yugu1 chromosome IX, Setaria_italica_v2.0, whole genome shotgun sequence, the genomic stretch ATTCATGGACAACATATTTTCTGTCAAGTCATGGATACGAATATACCATTCATGTCAGTGCAAACCACCTGGGTGAATTTAAGCATCAAACAGAAGAACGCAGATATGAAGTTGCCATATGGACAAATAGAGGGTTGCACATTCTTCTTTATTAACAAGGAATATGTTTCAAGGGGATTAACAAGGACAACATCACAGTTGTAGTATCACACCCTACGTTCATTAGAAGCACCATCATTAGGCATAAACAAAAGGTAGTGATCATCTCCGTAACCATGTCAAACAGCACTTAGACAGTAAAGAGAAATACAGTACCTAATGTGCTTCAAGATAAGTAGAAAACATGAAGAACATGTTTAGAAGTCTAGGTAAGTGCAGAAAGGTATACCTCCTTTTGCGGCATCATGCAGAGGAGCATAGCCTTCATGATCTTGCTTATTTGGATCTGCACCTTTGTCAAGAAGATACCTGACAGCAGCAACTTGCCCTTCTGAGACAGCTGAAATCAAAGGTGTCATACCTGCCAAGAGCATTATAAGCAGACAATTTACCAATTTAGTGATCATTAACATCTCTACTTCACCCACCACAACATACTGCAATTACAGTTTTAACAAACGCAGACAGTCTTCAAACATTTCAGCTCAAGGGCATTTCACATAAGTTATTTCTATGACACATGCTTAGCAGATGAAACATTAGCTATGGTGATCACACAGAAATACCACTTTGGAGGTGCATATGGAGCTGTGAACAAGTTCTACTGTTGATACCGTAGTATATAACACCATTCACAAAACAGTAACAATTCATGTATATGGGAATCATATTTCCCAGAAGAAAAATTATGATTAAGAGTGGTTGGTTATTATTTAGACACAAGAAAATCTAAGCAGTAAAACAGTTTACTCCATGCAAAAATTGAGACAGTAACAACATAGGCAAGGGAAACCAAATAAACACCTCTTGAAAGTATGTGCTAGCAATTCAAACTCCAATAACGATTTAGAATACATCAAAGCTTACATTGCATAAACCCGGAATTTGAACTAGGAGAAAAATGGAAGCATCTATCGTAGCACAAGAGAAACACATACCCAACTCAGGGCTAGAAACCGAATTGATGTCAAACTTCAGCACCTCCACCAAGTACCTGCAAACCTCAACTTTACCCTTCATCGCTGCTGCATGCAGTGCCCCCAATCCCTCCATTCTTGCAGAGGCAAGCGATTCTCTGTCATCCTTATCCAAGCTTTCCACCAGTGCTTCAAATAGAAAATTTCCAAAAGGAAATCAGTAAATGCAACTTCTAAAAAATCTTGATTAAGGTCTGGAAAGTAATTATTGCATAGCTTCAAATCAAATAACCAGGCAAAATGGTGAAATCAGTGCCTCAACCCAAAAGGCCAACACTTCAAGAGTTTAACCGAATCCAGAAGTTTAAAATCCCAAAATAAATGGGCCAAACAaagtgtagaatcatatgccaAACAGCCAATTACAAACCAGGAAAAATAGTCCATACTCAAGGCTCCCAACGTACGAGATAAATCAAAACAAAATTGGTCACCTAACCCAGGCCCCTTCTTGAAATACAGGAATGCAGATCACGCCACGGACAGTGAAGCAAAACTGATTTCAAAGAAAATAGACTCATTTCACAGTCAAATGAAAGCGCATTCGCATTCACTGGCAGCATTTACCCTGGTACACTGTTCAAACTAGAATAGAAGGATATGGGTGCGCGCACAGCCCCAACTTGGGCTGACCTATTGCAtactctcctccccctcctcccccaaaaGTACAGGATAGAGGCCAAACTACGCGTTCCTAACCCAGGGAATACTTGACATACAGGAATCAAACCGCACATCATATCATACCGTGAACAATGAAACCCAACTAAATTCAGAACACCCGCACCATTCCTAGATGGCTAGATCCCCTAGTACACACAGTTCACACTGGGGGGGAAAACACAAGCGCACGCGCCGAAGCACAAGCCAACTAAGGCCAAAACCCCCCCATAAAGTGCTAAGCCCACTTCAGAACCGGAGCGGAGAGAGAGGAATCGGGAGATCTCACCCTTGATGCGGCGGATGTTGCCACTGTCGCACGCCATGAGGAACTTGATCTGAGGCGACATCTGGAGGTCAGGTCCATAGTCTACGAACGCCACCGGCAGGCGGCAGCCACCATTAGAGACAACAACCGAGAGCAAAACCCGGAATGCAAAGCGAGAGATGAAAAGATGATCGGAGCGGAGCAGCCGTATCGGAACGTACTGATGGTGCATTCCATCCCTAAGCCGGAGGCGATGTCGCTTATGGCCTCCGCGCTCAGCCGCTGCTGGTCGTACTCCCCGCGCCCagccccacctccgcctccgcccccgcgtCCCGACCCGCCCTGAactccgcctccgcgccccgcGAACGAtccccgccccccgccgccgccgcggcgacgccTCCCACTCGGCATGGCGGCCGCAGACCGGAGCACTGCAGAAGCGGCGGATGggatgggacgggacgggagggTACGGTTTTGGAGTGAGGCGGTAGCTTCGAGGGGAAGCCCAAGGAGTGGCGCGGCTGTGCCTTTATGGAGGGGGGGGAAGGGGGTGGGAATGCCCTGAAGACGAGATCGCTCGACACGTTTCGGTGTGGACGGTTGCGATGGATCCGGGGGAGCTCGTGGGTATGGCATTGCTACGCGGCATCCGTGGCCGTGGCTCTTGCATGGTGGCGGAAACTCCGGGATTGGGTGGGGATTTGGGACGTGCAAATGGTATGGGTACATGGAGCTTTGTTACCGTACGGAGAGGAGGCTGCCGCCGTTCTCGCCAACAGTCACGCACGTACTAGCCCTGCTACTTTCTACGGCAGCGCTACCTCTCCGAACGACCTCGATCACAGGTAGAAAATCTTCAAATCCCGGCTTTTGTGATGGGCAACTTAGAAAAGTTCTTTTCTGAAATTATGTACTcaaaaatatatcaatccacagcagatcgttAATAACTAGTTcttaatatttcaaaacagctCACGTCATCGTAATTGGACCCAGCCTGACACCTCCCTACTCTCTCCCCgtctcattctttcttcttctacctccaacTAAAGAAGAACCGAAACAGAACGTGACCATGAGCTTCTCCAATCCTAGAGCAGAGAATAGAGACCACCTCGGCCGCGAGAAAGAAGAAGGCTACATGTTCCTTCCTCCTCACCTGGAACGGCATcaaaatgtttcaaaaaaaaaagaacggcaTCAAGCAGCGCAAGAACTCGTGGCAGGACAGCGTGGTGGGGACCAACTGCGCCATCCCGCCGGCGGCCAACTACACCTACAAGTTCCAGGCTAAGGACCAGATCGGCACCTTCTTCTACGCGTTTGGTTTGGATTGGGAGTTGCAATCGCATATTGCAACGACCCTCAGTGCAGTGGTTTCAGCACTCGTGGTAGAGCGCGTGGTCCCTGGACGAGTCGAGGCAGTAGTAGTACACCATGGAGTTCCGCTGCGCCCACCGCATGGCGGCCTCCTGCTGCGGGCTGAGCGCCGcccccgacggcgacgccggcaCGGGTCGGCGTCCGTGGGGCGGTGCGTCCTCGGCGCACCCGCCGATCTTGAGGTCGGCGAACCGCGAGACGAACGGCTGGTAGCGGTAGTCGGCGCGGTAGCGGCCGCCGTCGGTGACCCAGTCGGAGGCGTCCCAGATGGAGCCGTACGCCCACATCTCCCGGTCCGGGAACGTGGCCTCCGTCTTCCTCTCGTACCGCCGGATCGGCACGTCGTTCACCAGGAACCTGCGCGACAGGGAAGAACAACCATGAATCGTACGTCCAGCGCCGTGAGCTGTGGCCGCCCGTGGCCATAAGCTGCAGGAAATTTCGGGATTGGGGAAGGATCCGTTTTCTGCATTTATACGGGTAATGGAGATGTTTTTAGCGTATTTTTACAGGAAAGATAGGTGAGCTGTTGGAGATAATTTTTCCCCCTAAATAAGATTTTGAAGCAATTTTAAATTGGGGGATTGAAATCCGAACCTGATTTGTGCTGCTCAGATACCCTCACTGCTTAAACTAGAGGCTCTTTCTGCTTGCAGCAAGCGAAGGTGCAGTAACTAGTTATGCAGCTCGGCTTGCTACTACCTAGAGTGTTTTAAATAAAGGATTGTGATTCTTTTAGTATTTAAATTTCCTAAAATTTGCTATACCTTTAATCAATGCATAACATCAACATCAGCAACACAGAGGGGTTGTTGTTCATCGGTTTAGAGAAAGCTCTCAAAAAGCATGggctctgttcgcttcagcttatcagccggcttatcagccaccaaacagtatttttctcacacaacaaatcagctgtttcaacttttcagccggcttataagtccagccgaacaggccgaTGATATCCTGGCAGAGGAGACGGACACAAGAGAGCGGTGTGGCAAGACGATATAGATGTTATTGACTGCAGGTAGTACAAAACTACCGGTGGGCGAAGCTGAAGCACAGTCGACAGTGGAAGACTGTCTGATACTCTAGAGTAGGATGGCGTATATTATTAGCATCATAGCACATGTAAAAGAAGGGGACTTTGAGGTTGAAGAAGATAATCCGTGAAGAAGAAAAACATTAGGTTTGTTATAGTTAAGTTATTGAATGGCTAACTTTCGGTTAGGATCAGAAACAAAATGTTGTTTTTACAATCGCCTAATAGGTTTTGAGATACAAATAAGGTAGCGAGGGTGTAACAGCAGCACAAGGGGCTTGGAGAAGTAAGGGTTAATTTGAACCGATGCCTTACCAATCATAATAAACCTTTTTCACAATAAGTTATTTTGATAATTGGATTGCAACCTTGTCAAATGCACGTTTGATCCCTGAAAAGTTGTTCGGCCATGCAGCGTGCTTGTTTCCCAGCCATGCCTCGCCACGCCTCACATACAGCAACGCCACAAAAAACATAAGCTGTGCTTGGTTGGTGTCTAACCTGCGACTACCACAACTTTTCCAGTTGTGGTCAGTTATGGCTGGCTACCGAGCACGACAACATATAGCTTGTCACGTTGGCACCCATTGATGATCGACAAAATGTTGGCAAAATCGTACTCCGTGCCTCGTGGATCACGACCATATGTGTCTTCGGGAGCCGACAATCAAAGCCCTCTAAATTTAAGTTTAACACGATTGGTTTGGAcaagttattttttttataaaaaagctAAAGCTGTCATAAACCTGGTGCGTTGATCATAAAACAGTGGCTTCCAGCGTTCAAGGTTTGGAGATGCGCAGTTGCGCACCCTGAAGGCCTGAACAATACCACACTAGGCAGCAGAGCATGATTGGTTTGAACAGTCTTATAACAAAAGCAAAAAGGTGAGTCACTTTATTGGTATTATATAGATTTTGGATTATATAAAGACCTTTCGTAGGAACAAAATGGTCAAAATTGCTATAGATCAAGGGCAGCGAAGGCTCCCCGTCATTCTCGGTGCCTGCGCTGCGCCGACGGGTCGGGAACTCGCCGGGAGAAATCCTAGCCCGGCATTATGCCGTTGCCGACAACAGCAACACCTACAGGTGCCGTTTCCTCCATGGAGGTGTTGTTTCGAGGCGTTCCCACCCACATGTTGGTATGGCCGCGCTTGCGCTGGTTGGAGCGACGCTGGTTGGGATGGTTCGGTCAGGAGAAATCCTAGCCCGGCTTTGGCCGGTGCTGTCACCGACGACGCCCTCAGGCGCCGTGGTCCTCCTTGGAGGTGATGACGAGATCGCCCATCCCGAACTACTGTCGTCCGCCATGCCGCAAAGCTGGTTCGTTCTGCTTGGTGTTCTTATGCCTTCCTCCTTCTTACTGTTCGTTGGCGAGGCTGTCATTGGCTGTTTGCCGCCGGCGTGATTCGGTGAGCGTCCTCTCCTGGGGCCTCTATTTCGTCGATGCTCTCCTTATTGATGGTGTCAGAAAATCAAATGTCGGGTGGTGTATCCACCGCTTCTGCCATTCCTCCTCAAGGATTCCTCCCCTTAAGCGGCGTTGAATGGTGGTACATGGAGCTCGGATGTGCTGGAGGTGGCGCCGTCAGCTCCAAGGGAGGTCGTCGTTTTCCGGTAAGCTTTGGCTTGCGCGTCCTTTCGCCGCTCTAAGTCCCCTTCCTGCTGCGCAGTCACTCAGATGGAGGGCAGCAGCGGGACAGCATAGCTACGAGGGGTGGGGCAAGATGCAATGGTCATAGTGTAACCGGCAAGTACGTTGTTCGGTGGAGGCGCAAATCGGTGATTAATGGTTGTCTTTCGATTGTGACATGTTTTGTCTGCGAGTTG encodes the following:
- the LOC101755834 gene encoding xyloglucan endotransglucosylase/hydrolase protein 31-like; amino-acid sequence: MADDSSSGWAISSSPPRRTTAPEGVVGDSTGQSRARISPDRTIPTSVAPTSASAAIPTCGWERLETTPPWRKRHLFLVNDVPIRRYERKTEATFPDREMWAYGSIWDASDWVTDGGRYRADYRYQPFVSRFADLKIGGCAEDAPPHGRRPVPASPSGAALSPQQEAAMRWAQRNSMVYYYCLDSSRDHALYHEC